In a genomic window of Variovorax paradoxus:
- the soxZ gene encoding thiosulfate oxidation carrier complex protein SoxZ — protein MADPMRIRAQAAGDKTTVRILMAHEMETGQRKDAAGKTIPAWFIQEVTASLNGKTVLTADWGPAVSKNPFMQFTLKGAKAGDKISVTWKDNRGDTRTDEATVS, from the coding sequence ATGGCAGATCCCATGCGCATCCGCGCCCAGGCCGCGGGCGACAAGACGACCGTTCGCATCCTGATGGCGCACGAGATGGAAACCGGCCAGCGCAAGGACGCCGCGGGCAAGACCATCCCGGCCTGGTTCATCCAGGAGGTCACGGCCTCGCTCAACGGCAAGACCGTGCTCACGGCCGACTGGGGCCCCGCGGTCTCGAAGAATCCGTTCATGCAGTTCACGCTCAAGGGCGCGAAGGCGGGCGACAAGATCTCGGTGACCTGGAAGGACAACCGCGGCGACACCCGCACCGACGAAGCCACCGTCAGCTAG
- a CDS encoding PaaI family thioesterase produces the protein MDTEKFPSALMHTIGFSQLLHSDAEAGAARVRFIARPEFAHSEGTVVQGGLVTAWLDCAMAFAVNAKDAAASLASLELKISFLDRADVATFEAEARILRWGRSVVFLEADLWSVDGRLIARASSTGKLLRRGG, from the coding sequence ATGGACACCGAAAAATTCCCGAGCGCGCTGATGCACACCATCGGCTTTTCGCAGCTGCTGCACAGCGATGCCGAGGCCGGCGCCGCGCGCGTGCGCTTCATCGCGCGGCCCGAGTTCGCGCACAGCGAGGGCACGGTGGTGCAAGGGGGCCTGGTCACCGCATGGCTCGATTGCGCGATGGCCTTCGCGGTGAACGCGAAGGACGCCGCGGCCAGCCTCGCGAGCCTCGAGCTCAAGATCTCGTTCCTCGACCGGGCCGACGTCGCGACCTTCGAGGCCGAGGCGCGCATCCTGCGCTGGGGCCGCAGCGTGGTGTTCCTCGAAGCGGACCTGTGGTCGGTCGATGGCCGGCTGATCGCGCGCGCCTCGTCCACGGGCAAGCTGCTGCGGCGCGGCGGCTGA
- a CDS encoding phytanoyl-CoA dioxygenase family protein: MNPTQIDQFRTHGCLHLEGFHPKPRMAPLRQKLRDELKRLAGAKGGMSAVQRLPLFQQIGKLSALVNVPGLHEALVTPALLDLVGQLGGLASPPAAGPQGTQLLLSPPQQGDWSLQGLNWHVDLAARPQDPLPGVQAFFLIDDLAPHGGATLALAGSHRIDTRRPASDSQPALRELLKDPVDLERRLGQQGVAIVEMCGRAGDVFLMDMRVLHTPSVNATKQPRMMATARCIFQR; the protein is encoded by the coding sequence ATGAACCCGACGCAGATCGATCAATTCAGGACCCACGGCTGTCTCCACCTCGAAGGCTTCCACCCGAAGCCCCGCATGGCTCCGCTGCGCCAGAAGCTGCGCGACGAACTCAAGCGCCTGGCCGGCGCCAAGGGCGGGATGAGCGCGGTGCAGCGCCTGCCGCTGTTCCAGCAGATCGGCAAGCTCTCGGCGCTGGTGAATGTCCCGGGCCTGCATGAAGCCCTGGTCACGCCGGCGCTGCTCGATCTCGTTGGCCAGCTCGGCGGCCTCGCGTCGCCGCCCGCGGCGGGCCCGCAAGGCACGCAGCTGTTGCTGTCGCCGCCGCAGCAAGGCGACTGGAGCCTGCAGGGCCTGAACTGGCATGTGGACCTCGCGGCCCGGCCTCAGGACCCGCTACCCGGCGTGCAGGCCTTCTTCCTGATCGACGACCTGGCGCCCCATGGCGGCGCCACGCTCGCGCTCGCGGGCTCGCACCGTATCGACACGCGGCGGCCGGCTTCGGATTCGCAACCCGCGCTGCGCGAGCTGCTCAAGGATCCGGTGGACCTGGAACGCCGCCTGGGCCAGCAGGGCGTGGCCATCGTCGAGATGTGCGGCCGCGCCGGCGACGTGTTCCTGATGGACATGCGCGTGCTGCACACGCCCTCGGTCAACGCAACGAAGCAGCCGCGGATGATGGCGACCGCGCGCTGCATCTTCCAGCGCTGA
- the soxY gene encoding thiosulfate oxidation carrier protein SoxY, with amino-acid sequence MKNRRQILQQSAALAGLAATGAWLPASALAYTKEAFEAKSVADALKAIGAGTPTESKEVTITGPDIAENGAVVPLSVATSLAGVKQLMLLVEKNPNAVVAIFNTSEFVEANFTTRAKLGQSSDVYAIAVMNDGKALFAKKEVKVTLGGCGG; translated from the coding sequence ATGAAGAACCGCAGACAGATCCTCCAGCAGTCCGCCGCGCTCGCGGGCCTCGCCGCCACCGGCGCCTGGCTGCCGGCCAGCGCGCTGGCCTATACCAAGGAAGCCTTCGAGGCCAAGAGCGTGGCCGATGCGCTCAAGGCCATCGGCGCGGGCACGCCCACCGAGAGCAAGGAGGTCACGATCACCGGCCCCGACATCGCCGAGAACGGCGCCGTGGTGCCGCTCAGTGTCGCGACCTCGCTGGCCGGCGTGAAGCAGCTGATGCTGCTGGTCGAGAAGAACCCGAACGCGGTGGTCGCGATCTTCAACACCTCGGAGTTCGTCGAGGCGAACTTCACCACGCGCGCCAAGCTGGGCCAGTCCTCCGACGTGTACGCGATCGCCGTCATGAACGACGGCAAGGCGCTGTTCGCGAAGAAGGAAGTCAAGGTCACGCTGGGCGGCTGCGGCGGCTGA
- a CDS encoding MerR family transcriptional regulator → MLDPAPAATSIKTASQQHRGDSVTPSSRFLNPAEAARRLGVSAKALRLYEQRGLLVPARTAAGWRSYGPAEMARAAEIVALRALGLSLAQMARVLQGDAQGLAPALAAHQAALEAKARELDATLDRVRGLRDELARGRLPAPGELARLLQPAGRLALEFELPWPWGGERFALNDIRPINHIVGPLGSGKTRLALRIAERLPGAVFLPLDRAEGDATATRLREDAGLRSRVDAALAWLVEDGATGSEALTALLAGFEAEGPAALVVDMVEQGLDHATQEALIAHLRRRGAEARPLFLLTRSSAFLDLAAVGAHESILLCPANHSPPTYVAPFEGAPGYEAVATCLATPEVRARTQGVIAWRPKVVDSAD, encoded by the coding sequence ATGCTTGACCCGGCCCCTGCGGCCACCTCGATAAAGACGGCATCGCAGCAACACCGAGGTGATTCCGTGACCCCTTCTTCCCGTTTCCTGAACCCGGCCGAGGCCGCGCGCCGGCTCGGCGTGTCCGCCAAGGCCCTGCGGCTGTACGAGCAGCGCGGCCTGCTGGTGCCGGCGCGCACCGCAGCCGGCTGGCGTTCCTATGGTCCCGCCGAGATGGCGCGTGCCGCCGAGATCGTCGCGCTGCGCGCGCTGGGCCTGAGCCTCGCGCAGATGGCGCGCGTGCTCCAGGGCGATGCGCAAGGCCTGGCACCGGCGCTGGCCGCGCACCAGGCAGCGCTCGAAGCCAAGGCGCGAGAGCTCGATGCCACGCTGGACAGGGTGCGCGGCCTGCGCGACGAACTCGCGCGCGGACGCCTGCCCGCGCCCGGCGAACTCGCGCGTCTGCTGCAGCCCGCCGGTCGACTCGCGCTCGAGTTCGAACTGCCCTGGCCCTGGGGCGGCGAGCGCTTCGCGCTCAACGACATCCGGCCCATCAACCACATCGTCGGCCCGCTGGGCAGCGGCAAGACGCGGCTTGCGCTGCGCATCGCCGAGCGGCTGCCGGGCGCGGTCTTCCTGCCGCTCGACCGCGCCGAGGGCGATGCCACCGCCACGCGGTTGCGCGAGGACGCCGGCCTGCGATCGCGCGTCGATGCCGCGCTGGCCTGGCTCGTGGAGGACGGTGCGACCGGATCCGAGGCCCTGACCGCGCTGCTGGCCGGCTTCGAAGCCGAAGGCCCCGCCGCCCTCGTCGTCGACATGGTGGAGCAGGGCCTCGACCACGCGACCCAGGAAGCGCTGATCGCCCACCTGCGCCGCCGCGGCGCCGAGGCGCGGCCGCTGTTCCTGCTCACGCGCTCGAGCGCCTTCCTCGATCTCGCGGCGGTCGGCGCGCACGAGTCGATCCTGCTGTGCCCGGCCAACCACAGCCCGCCGACCTATGTCGCGCCGTTCGAAGGCGCACCCGGCTACGAGGCTGTTGCCACCTGCCTCGCGACACCCGAGGTGCGCGCGCGCACGCAGGGCGTGATCGCGTGGCGGCCGAAGGTGGTGGATTCGGCTGACTGA
- a CDS encoding c-type cytochrome, with protein sequence MKLLPSLAVAAALLICVQAHASKELAQKNACLACHATDKKLVGPAYQDVAKKYAGQSDALAVLTASIQKGSSGKWGPVPMPGQPALSEADAKSLAAWVLGGAK encoded by the coding sequence TTGAAGTTGTTGCCGTCGCTCGCGGTCGCCGCCGCATTGCTGATCTGCGTCCAGGCGCATGCGAGCAAGGAGCTGGCCCAGAAGAACGCCTGCCTCGCCTGCCACGCGACCGACAAGAAGCTCGTGGGCCCCGCCTACCAGGACGTCGCGAAGAAGTACGCGGGCCAGTCCGATGCGCTGGCCGTGCTCACCGCGAGCATCCAGAAGGGCAGCAGCGGCAAGTGGGGCCCGGTGCCGATGCCGGGCCAGCCCGCGCTGAGCGAGGCCGACGCCAAGTCGCTGGCCGCGTGGGTGCTGGGCGGCGCCAAGTAG
- the soxX gene encoding sulfur oxidation c-type cytochrome SoxX, protein MNADHILGAVAVACALALFGCASADSAADIDRYTAEALKSSFRDQGIAKVDRLVQDPANRACSEADASGKPLDEKTARDIEAANMKTIRWPADGRFVGDWREGEKIAQNGRGLTWTDAAASAKGPANGGNCYNCHQMSKEEISFGTLGPSLYQYGKLRGVSDPAAAASKPIVDYTWGKLWNARAYNACSNMPRVGHSGILDEAQIRDVMGLLLDPQSPVNR, encoded by the coding sequence ATGAATGCCGACCACATCCTGGGCGCCGTCGCGGTCGCCTGCGCGCTGGCCCTGTTCGGCTGCGCGAGCGCCGACAGCGCGGCCGACATCGACCGCTACACGGCCGAGGCCCTCAAGAGTTCGTTCCGCGACCAGGGCATCGCCAAGGTCGACCGCCTCGTGCAGGACCCGGCCAACCGCGCCTGCAGCGAGGCCGACGCCAGCGGCAAGCCGCTCGACGAGAAGACCGCCAGGGACATCGAGGCGGCCAACATGAAGACCATCCGCTGGCCCGCCGACGGCCGGTTCGTCGGCGACTGGCGCGAGGGCGAGAAGATCGCGCAGAACGGGCGCGGCCTGACCTGGACCGATGCGGCCGCCTCCGCCAAGGGCCCGGCCAACGGCGGCAACTGCTACAACTGCCACCAGATGTCGAAGGAGGAGATCTCCTTCGGCACCCTCGGCCCGAGCCTCTACCAGTACGGCAAGCTGCGCGGCGTGAGCGACCCCGCGGCCGCGGCCTCGAAGCCGATCGTCGACTACACCTGGGGCAAGCTCTGGAACGCGCGCGCCTACAACGCCTGCTCGAACATGCCGCGCGTCGGCCATTCGGGCATCCTCGACGAAGCGCAGATCCGCGACGTGATGGGGCTGCTGCTCGATCCGCAGTCGCCGGTCAACCGATAG
- the soxB gene encoding thiosulfohydrolase SoxB, producing the protein MNLSKREFLQLLGAGSVAGLGLGRHDGASAAGAVDAMYALPRFGNVSLLHMTDCHAQLKPLYFREPSVNIGLGSMRGKVPHLVGEQLLKAAGVAPGTRVAHALTHLDFDRAAQRYGKVGGFAHLATLVKQLKANRPGALLLDGGDTWQGSATSLWTQAQDMVDACKLLGVDVMTGHWEFTYGMERVKEIIDKDFAGRVEFVAQNVKTADFGDPVFKPYVMREINGVPCAIVGQAFPYTPIANPRYMVADWTFGIQDDNLQRVVDEARAKGAQVVVVLSHNGMDVDLKMASRVRGVDAILGGHTHDGTPMPTLVSNAGGKTIVVNGGSNGKFLGVLDFEVKGKKVSDFRYRLLPVFSDLIPADREMDALITRIRAPYEAKLSETLAHTDGTLYRRGNFNGTGDQLLLDALMEVQDAPIAFSPGFRWGTSLLPGQPITREWLMDMTATTYSYATVTPMSGEMLKTVLEDVCDNLFNPDPYYQQGGDMVRVGGLQYACDPTAAMGQRIQDMRLDGKPIEAGRTYKVAGWAPVSEEARSAGNKPVWEVIEPWLKSRKVVAARAPEAPVLKNVVPNPGLA; encoded by the coding sequence ATGAACCTTTCCAAGCGCGAGTTCCTGCAACTGCTGGGCGCCGGCAGCGTGGCCGGCCTGGGCCTGGGGCGCCACGACGGCGCCAGTGCGGCCGGTGCCGTCGATGCGATGTACGCGCTGCCGCGCTTCGGCAACGTGTCGCTGCTGCACATGACCGACTGCCATGCGCAGCTCAAGCCGCTGTACTTCCGCGAACCGAGCGTGAACATCGGCCTGGGCAGCATGCGCGGCAAGGTGCCGCACCTGGTCGGCGAGCAGCTGCTCAAGGCCGCGGGCGTGGCGCCCGGCACGCGCGTGGCGCATGCGCTCACGCACCTCGACTTCGACCGTGCGGCGCAGCGCTACGGCAAGGTCGGCGGCTTCGCGCACCTCGCCACCCTGGTGAAGCAGCTCAAGGCCAACCGGCCCGGTGCGCTGCTGCTCGACGGCGGCGACACCTGGCAGGGCTCGGCCACCTCGCTGTGGACCCAGGCGCAGGACATGGTCGATGCCTGCAAGCTGCTCGGCGTCGACGTGATGACAGGCCACTGGGAGTTCACCTACGGCATGGAGCGCGTGAAGGAGATCATCGACAAGGACTTCGCGGGCCGCGTCGAGTTCGTCGCGCAGAACGTCAAGACCGCCGACTTCGGCGATCCGGTCTTCAAGCCCTACGTCATGCGCGAGATCAACGGCGTGCCCTGCGCCATCGTGGGCCAGGCCTTTCCCTACACGCCGATCGCCAACCCGCGCTACATGGTGGCCGACTGGACCTTCGGCATCCAGGACGACAACCTGCAGCGCGTCGTGGACGAAGCGCGCGCCAAGGGCGCGCAGGTGGTGGTCGTGCTCTCGCACAACGGCATGGACGTGGACCTCAAGATGGCCAGCCGCGTGCGCGGCGTCGACGCCATCCTCGGCGGCCACACGCACGACGGCACGCCCATGCCCACGCTGGTGAGCAACGCCGGCGGAAAGACCATCGTGGTCAACGGCGGCTCCAACGGCAAGTTCCTCGGCGTGCTCGATTTCGAGGTCAAGGGCAAGAAGGTCAGCGACTTCCGCTATCGCCTGCTGCCGGTGTTCTCCGACCTGATCCCGGCCGACCGCGAGATGGACGCGCTGATCACGCGCATCCGCGCGCCCTACGAAGCGAAGCTGTCCGAAACCCTGGCCCACACCGACGGCACGCTGTACCGGCGCGGCAACTTCAACGGCACCGGCGACCAGCTGCTGCTCGACGCGCTGATGGAGGTGCAGGACGCGCCGATCGCCTTCTCGCCGGGCTTCCGCTGGGGCACCTCGCTGCTGCCGGGCCAGCCCATCACGCGCGAATGGCTGATGGACATGACCGCCACCACCTACTCGTACGCCACCGTCACGCCGATGAGCGGCGAGATGCTCAAGACCGTGCTCGAGGACGTCTGCGACAACCTGTTCAACCCCGACCCCTACTACCAGCAGGGCGGCGACATGGTGCGCGTGGGCGGCCTGCAGTACGCCTGCGATCCCACGGCCGCGATGGGCCAGCGCATCCAGGACATGCGCCTGGACGGCAAGCCCATCGAGGCCGGCCGCACCTACAAGGTGGCGGGCTGGGCGCCGGTCAGCGAGGAGGCGCGCAGCGCCGGCAACAAGCCGGTGTGGGAGGTGATCGAGCCCTGGCTGAAGTCGCGCAAGGTGGTGGCCGCGCGCGCGCCCGAGGCGCCGGTGCTGAAGAACGTCGTGCCCAATCCGGGGCTGGCCTGA
- the soxA gene encoding sulfur oxidation c-type cytochrome SoxA, whose amino-acid sequence MRKIPLSCLLLLAGSLSLHAAAQKTTAEGIAEYRALLQDGNPAELFEAKGEDLWKQKRGPKGASLEKCDLGKGPGVVKGAFAELPRHFADTGRVQDMESRLLTCMQTLQGFDAAEIAKTPFGSGEQKNLEALVAWISAESKGMALNLPQSHASERRAYEVGKRLFFLRAGPHDFACATCHGADDKRIRLQDLPNLTKSPGAGDGFGAWPAYRVSSGELWGMQRRLNDCFRQQRFPYPGYASDVTIALAVYMGVNGKGVKTTAPAIKR is encoded by the coding sequence ATGCGCAAGATCCCACTTTCGTGCCTGCTGCTGCTGGCGGGCAGCCTGTCGCTGCACGCCGCCGCGCAGAAGACCACCGCCGAAGGCATCGCCGAGTACCGCGCGCTGCTGCAGGACGGCAACCCGGCCGAGCTGTTCGAGGCCAAGGGCGAGGACCTCTGGAAGCAGAAGCGCGGGCCCAAGGGCGCCTCGCTCGAGAAGTGCGACCTCGGCAAGGGCCCGGGCGTGGTCAAGGGCGCGTTCGCCGAGCTGCCGCGCCACTTCGCCGACACCGGCCGCGTGCAGGACATGGAGTCGCGCCTGTTGACCTGCATGCAGACCCTGCAGGGCTTCGATGCCGCCGAGATCGCGAAGACGCCGTTCGGCAGCGGCGAGCAGAAGAACCTCGAGGCGCTGGTGGCGTGGATCTCGGCCGAGTCGAAGGGCATGGCGCTGAACCTGCCGCAGTCGCATGCGAGCGAGCGCCGCGCCTACGAGGTGGGCAAGCGCCTGTTCTTCCTGCGCGCCGGCCCGCACGACTTCGCCTGCGCCACCTGCCACGGCGCCGACGACAAGCGCATCCGGCTGCAGGACCTGCCGAACCTCACGAAGAGCCCCGGCGCCGGCGACGGCTTCGGTGCCTGGCCGGCCTACCGCGTGTCCTCGGGCGAGCTCTGGGGCATGCAGCGGCGGCTCAACGACTGCTTCCGCCAGCAGCGCTTTCCCTACCCGGGCTATGCCAGCGACGTGACCATCGCGCTGGCCGTGTACATGGGCGTCAACGGCAAGGGCGTGAAGACCACGGCCCCGGCCATCAAGCGCTGA
- a CDS encoding YeeE/YedE family protein, with amino-acid sequence MSVEQVSLLTSFALAAAFALSAVFGAVARATRFCTMGAISDVVNLGDWTRVRQWAAAGGVALIGFSALVFAGWVDADRTLYASNRILWLSALVGGLLFGFGMVLASGCGNKTLVRVGGGSLKALVVLLVMGIAAFATLKGITAVLRVATVDAVHLELAVNASLPEVLAGALRIQAAPLRLAIGLVAGGALIAWAAWGRRDARSLAGGLAIGALVVAAWWLSGHWAVVEEHPLTLEHVFLATNSGRAEALSFVTPVAYALDWLMFYSDANKLLTLGIASVAGVIVGAAAQALWTREFRWEGFAGSGDLAHHLGGAVLMGIGGVTAMGCTIGQGLSALSTLSLASLPAIAGIVAGAVASLKYQAWQLQRDL; translated from the coding sequence ATGTCTGTCGAACAGGTCTCCCTCCTCACCTCGTTCGCGCTCGCGGCGGCCTTCGCGCTCTCGGCCGTGTTCGGCGCCGTCGCGCGCGCCACGCGCTTCTGCACCATGGGCGCCATCAGCGACGTGGTCAACCTCGGCGACTGGACGCGCGTGCGGCAATGGGCCGCGGCCGGCGGCGTCGCGCTGATCGGTTTCTCGGCGCTGGTGTTCGCGGGCTGGGTCGATGCCGACCGCACGCTCTATGCATCGAACCGCATCCTCTGGCTCTCGGCGCTGGTCGGCGGCCTGCTGTTCGGCTTCGGCATGGTGCTGGCCTCGGGCTGCGGCAACAAGACGCTGGTGCGCGTCGGCGGCGGCAGCCTCAAGGCGCTGGTCGTGCTGCTGGTGATGGGCATCGCGGCCTTCGCCACGCTCAAGGGCATCACCGCCGTGCTGCGCGTGGCCACCGTCGACGCGGTGCACCTGGAGCTGGCCGTCAATGCCTCGCTGCCCGAGGTGCTGGCCGGCGCGCTGCGCATACAGGCCGCGCCGCTGCGGCTCGCGATCGGCCTGGTCGCGGGTGGCGCGCTGATCGCCTGGGCCGCCTGGGGCCGGCGCGATGCGCGCAGCCTCGCGGGCGGGCTCGCCATCGGCGCGCTGGTGGTGGCCGCCTGGTGGCTCAGCGGCCACTGGGCCGTGGTCGAGGAGCATCCGCTCACGCTCGAGCACGTGTTCCTCGCCACCAACTCCGGCCGCGCCGAGGCGCTGAGCTTCGTCACGCCCGTGGCCTATGCGCTCGACTGGCTGATGTTCTACAGCGACGCCAACAAGCTGCTGACCCTGGGCATCGCCTCGGTAGCCGGCGTGATCGTGGGGGCCGCCGCGCAGGCGCTGTGGACGCGCGAGTTCCGCTGGGAAGGCTTCGCCGGCAGCGGCGACCTCGCGCACCACCTGGGCGGCGCCGTGCTGATGGGCATCGGCGGCGTCACCGCCATGGGCTGCACCATCGGCCAGGGCCTGAGCGCGCTCTCCACGCTGAGCCTCGCAAGCCTGCCGGCGATCGCCGGCATCGTCGCGGGCGCGGTGGCGAGCCTCAAGTACCAGGCCTGGCAGCTGCAGCGCGATCTTTGA
- a CDS encoding c-type cytochrome produces the protein MSSSASRIVLRALLALAGCGVCIAAWAQPKAAYPGIGRDATPKEVAAWDIDVRPDFKGLPQGSGSVARGQDIWEGKCASCHGVFGESNQVFSPIVGGTTAEDIKTGHVARLKDPAFPGRTTLMKVASLSTVWDYVYRAMPWNQPKSLTPDDVFAVTAYMLNLGGIVPDDFTLSDRNIREVQARMPNRNGTTTAHAMWPGNEFGRAVKPDVAAVACMRDCVPATQTVSQLPPHARGSHGNLAEQNRLVGPQRGIDTAPATKTGAPAAAAPASKAPLAVLEKNSCVACHGMTQKLVGPAFSDIAKKYPGQVDHLLEKIKSGGSGVWGAIPMPPQTIGDDDARAVARWLAESAGP, from the coding sequence ATGTCCAGCTCGGCTAGCCGCATCGTGCTGCGCGCGCTGCTGGCGCTCGCGGGCTGCGGCGTCTGCATCGCCGCCTGGGCGCAGCCGAAGGCCGCCTACCCGGGCATCGGGCGCGACGCCACGCCGAAGGAAGTGGCGGCCTGGGACATCGACGTGCGCCCCGACTTCAAGGGCCTGCCCCAGGGCTCGGGCTCGGTCGCGCGTGGCCAGGACATCTGGGAGGGCAAGTGCGCCTCGTGCCACGGCGTGTTCGGCGAATCGAACCAGGTGTTCAGCCCCATCGTCGGCGGCACCACGGCCGAGGACATCAAGACCGGCCATGTCGCGCGGCTCAAGGACCCGGCCTTCCCGGGCCGCACCACGCTGATGAAGGTGGCGAGCCTCTCGACCGTCTGGGACTACGTCTACCGCGCCATGCCGTGGAACCAGCCCAAGTCGCTGACGCCCGACGACGTGTTCGCCGTCACCGCCTACATGCTGAACCTCGGCGGCATCGTGCCCGACGACTTCACGCTGTCGGACCGCAACATCCGCGAGGTGCAGGCGCGCATGCCGAACCGCAACGGCACCACCACCGCGCACGCGATGTGGCCCGGCAACGAGTTCGGCCGCGCGGTGAAACCCGACGTGGCGGCGGTCGCCTGCATGCGCGACTGCGTGCCGGCCACGCAGACCGTGTCGCAGCTGCCGCCGCATGCGCGCGGCAGCCACGGCAACCTCGCCGAGCAGAACCGGCTGGTGGGCCCGCAGCGCGGCATCGACACCGCGCCGGCCACGAAGACCGGCGCCCCCGCCGCGGCGGCACCGGCCTCGAAGGCCCCGCTCGCCGTGCTCGAGAAGAACAGTTGCGTCGCCTGCCACGGCATGACGCAGAAGCTCGTCGGCCCCGCCTTCTCCGACATCGCGAAGAAATACCCGGGCCAGGTCGACCACCTGCTCGAGAAGATCAAGAGCGGCGGCAGCGGCGTATGGGGTGCGATCCCGATGCCGCCGCAGACCATCGGCGACGACGATGCCAGGGCCGTGGCGCGCTGGCTCGCCGAAAGCGCCGGGCCATGA
- the soxC gene encoding sulfite dehydrogenase: MSNIQQPGQVRKAPENFVDAQGVRTVFSEARKGRRDFIRGAFAAAVAGGAAASALAQSDGDPAILQLPAHSTGLGQPVVTDGYGKPSKYEGNVQRRQSPGLTPTAQASVSFAPLQSLFGIVTPSGLHFERHHQGWWDIDPSKHRLMINGLVKAAKVFTLDELMRLPSVSRFHFIECGANTGMEWGNVAVPTAQYTHGMLSCSEFTGVPLITLLEMAGADLKGERFVLAEGADGSSMTRTIPMSLVRSGEVLVAYGQNGEMLRPEQGYPLRLVVPGVQGVSWVKYLRRIELGDMPYGTKDETVHYVDLMPDGQHRQYTSVQECKSVVTTPSGGQTLLDKGFYNITGLAWSGRGKVKRVDVSVDGGRNWRSARLESPVLSKCLTRFNIDWAWDGSPAIIQSRAMDDTGYVQPGYRQLRAVRGTRSIYHNNAIQSWQVQANGEVANVQLG, translated from the coding sequence ATGAGCAACATCCAGCAGCCCGGCCAGGTGCGCAAGGCGCCCGAGAACTTCGTCGACGCGCAGGGCGTGCGCACCGTGTTCTCGGAAGCGCGCAAGGGCCGGCGCGATTTCATCCGCGGCGCCTTCGCGGCCGCCGTCGCGGGCGGCGCGGCGGCTTCGGCACTCGCGCAGTCCGATGGCGATCCCGCGATCCTCCAGCTGCCCGCGCACAGCACCGGCCTCGGCCAGCCCGTGGTCACCGACGGCTACGGCAAGCCCTCGAAGTACGAGGGCAACGTGCAGCGCCGCCAGAGCCCCGGCCTCACGCCGACCGCGCAGGCCTCGGTCTCGTTCGCGCCGCTGCAGTCGCTGTTCGGCATCGTCACGCCCAGCGGCCTGCACTTCGAGCGCCATCACCAGGGCTGGTGGGACATCGACCCGTCGAAGCACCGCCTGATGATCAACGGCCTCGTGAAGGCCGCGAAGGTCTTCACGCTCGACGAGCTGATGCGGCTGCCCTCGGTCTCGCGCTTCCACTTCATCGAATGCGGCGCCAACACCGGCATGGAATGGGGCAACGTCGCCGTGCCCACCGCGCAGTACACGCACGGCATGCTGTCGTGCAGCGAGTTCACGGGCGTGCCGCTGATCACGCTGCTCGAGATGGCCGGCGCCGACCTCAAGGGCGAGCGCTTCGTGTTGGCCGAGGGCGCGGACGGCTCCTCGATGACGCGCACCATCCCGATGAGCCTGGTGCGCTCGGGCGAGGTGTTGGTGGCCTACGGCCAGAACGGCGAGATGCTGCGGCCCGAGCAGGGCTATCCGCTGCGGCTGGTGGTGCCGGGCGTGCAGGGCGTGAGCTGGGTCAAGTACCTGCGCCGCATCGAGCTTGGCGACATGCCCTACGGCACCAAGGACGAGACGGTGCACTACGTCGACCTGATGCCCGACGGCCAGCATCGCCAGTACACCAGCGTGCAGGAATGCAAGAGCGTGGTGACCACGCCCTCGGGCGGGCAGACGCTGCTGGACAAGGGCTTCTACAACATCACCGGCCTGGCCTGGTCGGGGCGCGGCAAGGTGAAGCGCGTCGACGTCAGCGTGGACGGCGGGCGCAACTGGCGCAGCGCGCGGCTCGAGTCGCCGGTGCTCTCGAAGTGCCTCACGCGCTTCAACATCGACTGGGCGTGGGACGGTTCGCCCGCGATCATCCAGAGCCGCGCGATGGACGACACCGGCTACGTGCAGCCCGGCTACCGCCAGCTGCGCGCGGTGCGCGGCACGCGCTCGATCTATCACAACAACGCGATCCAGTCCTGGCAGGTGCAGGCGAACGGGGAGGTGGCGAATGTCCAGCTCGGCTAG